From Roseisolibacter agri, a single genomic window includes:
- a CDS encoding ATP-dependent Clp protease ATP-binding subunit gives MNGYNFTERVRKVLAMAREEAARLHHEYVGTEHILLGLIREGEGVAAAVLQNLNVDLDEIQQKIEETVKKGKAAQATGPDLPYTSRAKKVLELAMAEARELNHSYVGTEHLLLGLLREEKGIAAQVLTDTGVNLEAARAETLRLLGNESPQANAGGTADKGGSGSTPSTPTPKGEKKSKTPALDHFCRDLTALAAEGQLDPTIGRAKEIERVMEILTRRKKNNPVLIGEPGVGKTAIVEGLAQLIATGECPDSLRDHRVLSLDMAAVIAGTKYRGQFEERLKAVMNEIAQNKNIILFIDELHTLVGAGAAEGAIDASNMLKPALARGELQCVGASTLNEYRKYIEKDGALERRFQTVVVDPPSIDETVQILQGLRKKYEDHHRVTIPDTTLFSAAKLSERYITDRFLPDKAIDVIDEAGARARLASQAPPPEVAALKEDLDKVNAEKEAAVRDQNFEKAASLRDRERELQADIRKQQEEWEQRRQSHRPVLGEEEIAFIVSRWTGIPVTRLQEAETARLLNMEEEMHKTVIGQDEAIKAIARSIRRSRAGLKDPKRPIGTFIFSGPTGVGKTELARSLAKFLFADESALIRVDMSEYMEKFSVSRLIGAPPGYVGYEDSGTLTKAVRRKPYSVVLLDEIEKAHPDVFNILLQVLDEGHLTDNYGRVIDFKNTVVIMTSNVGAKDITRGKSLGFTQGDASVRNFERIQEKVKEEMGRVFNPEFLNRLDDVIVFHPLSKPQIGQIVSVLLRDVQKRLGEEEMKLTLTDAATEFLVGKGYDENFGARPLKRAIQRYIEDPLSEKILLGEFSKGDEIEVDVHASEKDRLEFRTLTSTTKSSDPSDLRT, from the coding sequence ATGAACGGCTACAACTTCACCGAGCGTGTGCGGAAGGTCCTCGCGATGGCCCGCGAGGAGGCCGCGCGCCTCCACCACGAGTACGTGGGGACGGAGCACATCCTGCTCGGCCTCATCCGAGAGGGTGAGGGCGTCGCCGCGGCCGTCCTCCAGAACCTGAACGTCGACCTCGACGAGATCCAGCAGAAGATCGAGGAGACGGTCAAGAAGGGGAAGGCGGCGCAGGCTACCGGTCCGGACCTCCCCTATACCTCGCGCGCGAAGAAGGTCCTCGAGCTGGCGATGGCCGAGGCGCGCGAGCTGAATCACAGCTACGTCGGCACCGAGCACCTCCTCCTCGGCCTCCTGCGGGAGGAGAAGGGGATCGCCGCGCAGGTGCTGACCGACACGGGCGTGAACCTCGAGGCGGCGCGGGCGGAGACGCTGCGCCTCCTCGGCAACGAGTCCCCGCAGGCCAACGCCGGCGGCACCGCCGACAAGGGCGGCAGCGGCTCGACGCCCTCGACGCCGACGCCCAAGGGCGAGAAGAAGTCCAAGACGCCGGCGCTCGACCACTTCTGCCGCGACCTCACGGCGCTCGCCGCCGAGGGGCAGCTGGATCCGACCATCGGGCGCGCGAAGGAGATCGAGCGCGTGATGGAGATCCTGACGCGCCGCAAGAAGAACAACCCGGTGCTCATCGGCGAGCCGGGCGTCGGCAAGACGGCCATCGTCGAGGGGCTCGCGCAGCTCATCGCCACGGGCGAGTGCCCGGACTCGCTGCGCGACCACCGCGTGCTGTCGCTCGACATGGCGGCGGTGATCGCGGGGACGAAGTACCGCGGCCAGTTCGAGGAGCGCCTGAAGGCGGTCATGAACGAGATCGCCCAGAACAAGAACATCATCCTGTTCATCGACGAGCTGCACACGCTCGTCGGCGCGGGCGCGGCCGAAGGCGCGATCGACGCGAGCAACATGCTGAAGCCCGCGCTCGCGCGCGGCGAGCTGCAGTGCGTCGGCGCGTCCACGCTCAACGAGTACCGCAAGTACATCGAGAAGGACGGCGCGCTCGAGCGCCGCTTCCAGACCGTCGTGGTGGATCCGCCCTCGATCGACGAGACGGTGCAGATCCTCCAGGGCCTGCGGAAGAAGTACGAGGACCACCACCGCGTCACGATTCCCGACACGACGCTCTTCTCGGCGGCCAAGCTCTCGGAGCGCTACATCACCGACCGCTTCCTGCCGGACAAGGCGATCGACGTGATCGACGAGGCGGGGGCGCGCGCACGCCTGGCCAGCCAGGCGCCGCCGCCGGAGGTGGCCGCGCTCAAGGAGGACCTGGACAAGGTCAACGCGGAGAAGGAAGCCGCGGTCCGCGACCAGAACTTCGAGAAGGCGGCGAGCCTGCGCGACCGGGAGCGCGAGCTCCAGGCCGACATCCGCAAGCAGCAGGAGGAGTGGGAGCAGCGGCGCCAGTCGCACCGCCCGGTCCTCGGCGAGGAGGAGATCGCCTTCATCGTCAGCCGCTGGACGGGGATCCCCGTCACGCGCCTGCAGGAGGCGGAGACGGCGCGGCTCCTCAACATGGAAGAGGAGATGCACAAGACGGTCATCGGGCAGGACGAGGCCATCAAGGCCATCGCCCGCTCGATCCGCCGCAGCCGCGCGGGCCTGAAGGATCCGAAGCGCCCGATCGGCACGTTCATCTTCTCGGGCCCCACGGGCGTCGGCAAGACGGAGCTGGCGCGCTCGCTGGCGAAGTTCCTGTTCGCCGACGAATCCGCGCTGATCCGCGTCGACATGAGCGAGTACATGGAGAAGTTCTCCGTGTCGCGGCTCATCGGTGCGCCCCCGGGCTACGTGGGCTACGAGGACTCGGGCACGCTCACCAAGGCCGTGCGGCGCAAGCCGTACAGCGTGGTGCTGCTCGACGAGATCGAGAAGGCGCACCCGGACGTCTTCAACATCCTGCTGCAGGTGCTCGACGAGGGTCACCTCACGGACAACTACGGCCGGGTGATCGACTTCAAGAACACCGTGGTGATCATGACGTCGAACGTCGGCGCCAAGGACATCACGCGCGGCAAGTCGCTCGGCTTCACGCAGGGCGATGCGTCGGTCCGCAACTTCGAGCGGATCCAGGAGAAGGTGAAGGAGGAGATGGGGCGCGTGTTCAACCCCGAGTTCCTCAACCGCCTGGACGATGTCATCGTCTTCCACCCGCTCAGCAAGCCGCAGATCGGCCAGATCGTCTCGGTGCTGCTGCGCGACGTGCAGAAGCGGCTCGGCGAGGAGGAGATGAAGCTCACCCTCACCGACGCGGCCACGGAGTTCCTGGTCGGGAAGGGCTACGACGAGAACTTCGGCGCCCGTCCGCTGAAGCGGGCGATCCAGCGCTACATCGAGGATCCGCTCTCGGAGAAGATCCTCCTGGGCGAGTTCTCGAAGGGCGACGAGATCGAGGTGGACGTCCACGCGTCCGAGAAGGACCGCCTCGAGTTCCGGACGCTCACGAGCACGACGAAGTCCTCGGATCCGTCGGACCTGCGGACCTGA
- the bamA gene encoding outer membrane protein assembly factor BamA — MRFPLFRIPAAKGAGALALCLGAVFAVRALPAQVPSTSAPAARCATPDSIAVRGLSRVTLSSALGDLGLTPGSTLASPQVQGAIRRLYGTGQFDDVRAGCELAADGAKATLVFTVRERPLLADVAVTGTKAQSEGTISGKVDLLVGQPLDPAKVARAMQRIDSVYQSKGFYLARIKPESTFTNDGRVRLLFRIDEGRRLAISGVRVNGNTALSDKTIVGAMKTSPEGFFWWKDGEFDEEAYQGDLSERLPALYASRGYVDFQLLKDTVIVDRQRGKAYVDLTVREGPQYRIGTFEIIDNRRFSTEELERYYPFTGAGPTLTERVVGLTRGRLRGPDNDVFDQARWDAATERVQTAYRNEGYIYARINPVVERTKTGPDSVPTVNLRWQIEERNPAIINRIDIAGNDYTTEECIRRQLVLVPGDVFNQDRLLRSWQSIGNLGFFDTPLPFPDTHPSNEQGDLDVTFRVKEKRTGSFNFGASMGGAGVGVGGFIGVDQPNLFGLCKRGSLNWNFGRFFNDFQLSYSDPAIRKSRVSGTVSAYRRQSRFYVQGFGQNITTGSTLRVGLPVPGSYFSTLGVSYTADAITLRDVDPSIFGIGTCTSNCFRSNLGLDLTHDTRIGLPFASAGGMQTLTADFSGGPLGGTTAFQRYTGDFRSYVTVGQFGGKAPGSQPKQFVLGLTGKAGALFGSPGAFFLQQGFALGGVQYGQPLRGYPEFSITPRGFDPDAEQFNATSGRQAFGNAYLTMTAELGLRVSQQLYANIFYDAGNNFARAKEFNPTRLFRGAGIGASVVTPLGPLGLDWAYGFDRLSRDPITGRLRPDPKWQLHFRLGQMMF; from the coding sequence ATGCGATTTCCGCTCTTCCGGATCCCGGCCGCCAAGGGAGCCGGCGCCCTGGCTTTGTGCCTCGGCGCCGTGTTCGCCGTGCGTGCCCTCCCGGCGCAGGTTCCGTCGACGTCGGCGCCCGCCGCGCGGTGTGCCACGCCCGACTCCATCGCCGTGCGCGGACTGTCGCGCGTCACGCTCAGCTCCGCGCTGGGCGACCTCGGGCTGACGCCGGGCAGCACGCTCGCCAGCCCGCAGGTCCAGGGCGCGATCCGCCGCCTGTACGGCACCGGGCAGTTCGACGACGTCCGCGCCGGCTGCGAGCTGGCCGCCGACGGCGCGAAGGCGACTCTGGTCTTCACCGTGCGCGAGCGGCCGCTGCTCGCCGACGTCGCGGTGACCGGCACCAAGGCGCAGTCCGAGGGGACGATCTCGGGGAAGGTGGACCTGCTGGTCGGCCAGCCGCTCGACCCGGCGAAGGTCGCGCGCGCGATGCAGCGCATCGACTCCGTCTACCAGAGCAAGGGCTTCTACCTCGCGCGCATCAAGCCCGAGTCGACGTTCACGAACGACGGCCGCGTGCGGCTGCTCTTCCGCATCGACGAGGGGCGCCGGCTCGCCATCTCGGGCGTGCGCGTGAACGGCAACACCGCGCTCTCCGACAAGACGATCGTCGGCGCCATGAAGACGAGCCCCGAGGGCTTCTTCTGGTGGAAGGACGGCGAGTTCGACGAGGAGGCGTACCAGGGCGACCTGTCCGAGCGCCTGCCCGCGCTCTACGCGTCGCGCGGCTACGTCGACTTCCAGCTGCTGAAGGACACCGTCATCGTCGACCGGCAGCGCGGCAAGGCGTACGTCGACCTCACGGTGCGCGAGGGGCCGCAGTACCGGATCGGCACCTTCGAGATCATCGACAACCGCCGCTTCTCGACCGAGGAGCTGGAGCGCTACTACCCGTTCACCGGCGCCGGCCCGACGCTGACCGAGCGCGTCGTGGGCCTCACGCGCGGCCGCCTGCGCGGGCCGGACAACGACGTGTTCGACCAGGCGCGCTGGGACGCGGCGACGGAGCGCGTGCAGACGGCCTACCGGAACGAGGGCTACATCTACGCCCGCATCAATCCGGTCGTCGAGCGCACCAAGACGGGGCCCGACTCGGTGCCGACGGTGAACCTCCGCTGGCAGATCGAGGAGCGGAACCCGGCGATCATCAACCGCATCGACATCGCGGGCAACGACTACACGACCGAGGAGTGCATCCGGCGCCAGCTGGTGCTCGTCCCGGGTGACGTCTTCAACCAGGACCGCCTGCTGCGCTCGTGGCAGAGCATCGGCAACCTGGGCTTCTTCGACACGCCGCTGCCGTTCCCGGACACGCATCCGTCCAACGAGCAGGGCGACCTGGACGTGACGTTCCGCGTGAAGGAGAAGCGCACCGGCTCGTTCAACTTCGGCGCGTCGATGGGCGGCGCGGGCGTCGGCGTCGGCGGCTTCATCGGCGTCGACCAGCCGAACCTGTTCGGCCTCTGCAAGCGCGGCTCGCTCAACTGGAACTTCGGGCGCTTCTTCAACGACTTCCAGCTGAGCTACAGCGACCCGGCGATCCGCAAGTCGCGCGTGTCCGGCACGGTGAGCGCGTACCGCCGCCAGAGCCGCTTCTACGTGCAGGGCTTCGGGCAGAACATCACGACGGGCTCCACGCTCCGCGTCGGCCTCCCGGTCCCCGGCTCGTACTTCTCGACGCTCGGCGTCTCGTACACGGCCGACGCGATCACGCTGCGCGACGTCGACCCGTCGATCTTCGGCATCGGCACCTGTACCAGCAACTGCTTCCGGTCGAACCTCGGCCTCGACCTGACGCACGACACGCGCATCGGGCTGCCGTTCGCGAGCGCCGGCGGGATGCAGACGCTGACGGCCGACTTCAGCGGCGGGCCCCTCGGCGGCACGACGGCGTTCCAGCGCTACACGGGCGACTTCCGCTCGTACGTGACGGTCGGGCAGTTCGGCGGCAAGGCGCCGGGCTCGCAGCCCAAGCAGTTCGTGCTCGGCCTGACGGGCAAGGCGGGCGCGCTGTTCGGCTCTCCAGGCGCGTTCTTCCTGCAGCAGGGCTTCGCGCTCGGCGGCGTGCAGTACGGCCAGCCGCTGCGCGGCTATCCCGAGTTCTCGATCACGCCGCGCGGCTTCGACCCCGACGCCGAGCAGTTCAACGCGACGTCCGGCCGCCAGGCGTTCGGCAACGCGTACCTGACGATGACCGCGGAGCTGGGCCTGCGCGTCAGCCAGCAGCTGTACGCGAACATCTTCTACGACGCGGGCAACAACTTCGCGCGCGCGAAGGAGTTCAATCCCACGCGCCTGTTCCGCGGCGCGGGCATCGGCGCCAGCGTCGTGACGCCGCTTGGACCGCTGGGCCTCGACTGGGCCTACGGCTTCGACCGCCTCTCGCGCGATCCGATCACGGGCCGGCTGCGCCCCGATCCCAAATGGCAGCTGCACTTCCGTCTCGGCCAGATGATGTTCTGA
- a CDS encoding OmpH family outer membrane protein, producing MRSSLRAAVAALSLGLTFAAAPAAAQGALKVGYVDVASVMDQVPGRAEAQASFEREAQGIRAELQRMSDSLQTAVQAYQKEQPTLTAAVRQTREKALQDRQQSYQQRAQALQERGAQREQELAGQFETLVRDAINDVRTTEGFSMIFAFGPNSALLSADKSMDVTDKVLARMRTIASSRPAAPAARPAATPTSGPVAAPAGAARPKTPPAN from the coding sequence ATGCGTTCCTCCCTTCGCGCGGCCGTCGCCGCGCTCTCGCTCGGTCTGACCTTCGCCGCGGCGCCCGCCGCCGCGCAGGGCGCGCTCAAGGTCGGCTACGTCGACGTCGCCTCCGTGATGGACCAGGTCCCGGGCCGCGCCGAGGCGCAGGCGTCGTTTGAGCGCGAGGCGCAGGGCATCCGCGCGGAGCTGCAGCGCATGAGCGACTCGCTGCAGACCGCCGTGCAGGCGTACCAGAAGGAGCAGCCGACGCTGACGGCCGCCGTGCGCCAGACGCGCGAGAAGGCGCTGCAGGACCGCCAGCAGTCGTACCAGCAGCGCGCGCAGGCGCTGCAGGAGCGTGGAGCGCAGCGCGAGCAGGAGCTGGCCGGCCAGTTCGAGACGCTGGTGCGCGACGCGATCAACGACGTCCGCACGACCGAGGGCTTCTCGATGATCTTCGCGTTCGGCCCGAACTCGGCGCTGCTGTCGGCCGACAAGTCGATGGACGTGACGGACAAGGTGCTCGCGCGCATGCGCACGATCGCGTCGTCGCGCCCGGCCGCTCCGGCGGCGCGTCCGGCGGCGACGCCGACGTCGGGCCCGGTCGCCGCGCCGGCCGGCGCCGCGCGCCCGAAGACGCCGCCCGCGAACTGA
- the lpxD gene encoding UDP-3-O-(3-hydroxymyristoyl)glucosamine N-acyltransferase yields MTADPARAAAPAGAARDATRGGGEGTSLTAAAVAHLVGGTVRAGDDGSAVVRRMAPLDRAGAEDLSFYARAKYAAVFAASRAGVVLVPPDLADAEGAPGAVRVIVERPHEAMLRVLPVLYRPAPREPGIHPTAIVGRGVTLGADVTVGPYAILGDGATLHDRAWVEAHVVLGAGSVVGADSHVHPHATLYPNTVLGQRVAIHSGVRLGSDGFGYVFADGQHRKIPHVGRCVVEDDVEIGANTTIDRGSIGDTVIGAGSRIDNLVHLGHNVRLGRLCLVMAQVGVSGSTTIEDGVIIAGQAGIQGHVTIGKGARIGGQAGILGDVPAGATYSGYPGRPHKESLRASAALFKLAGMTRALERLLAREPREQESTS; encoded by the coding sequence GTGACGGCAGACCCGGCGCGGGCCGCGGCTCCGGCCGGAGCGGCCCGCGACGCGACGCGCGGCGGTGGTGAGGGGACCTCCCTCACCGCCGCCGCGGTCGCGCATCTGGTGGGCGGCACGGTGCGCGCCGGCGACGACGGCAGCGCCGTCGTGCGCCGCATGGCGCCCCTCGACCGCGCGGGCGCCGAGGACCTCTCGTTCTACGCGCGCGCGAAGTACGCGGCGGTGTTCGCCGCGTCGCGCGCCGGCGTGGTGCTCGTCCCGCCCGACCTCGCCGACGCCGAGGGTGCGCCGGGCGCGGTGCGCGTAATCGTCGAGCGGCCGCACGAAGCGATGCTCCGCGTGCTGCCCGTGCTCTACCGGCCGGCGCCGCGCGAGCCCGGCATCCACCCGACGGCCATCGTCGGCCGCGGCGTGACGCTCGGCGCCGACGTGACGGTCGGCCCGTACGCGATCCTGGGCGACGGCGCGACGCTGCACGACCGCGCCTGGGTCGAGGCCCACGTCGTGCTGGGGGCGGGGAGCGTCGTCGGCGCGGACAGCCACGTCCATCCGCACGCGACGCTCTACCCGAACACGGTGCTCGGCCAGCGGGTGGCGATCCACTCGGGTGTGCGGCTCGGCAGCGACGGCTTCGGCTACGTCTTCGCCGACGGGCAGCACCGGAAGATCCCGCACGTGGGCCGCTGCGTGGTGGAGGACGACGTGGAGATCGGCGCCAACACGACCATCGACCGCGGCAGCATCGGCGACACCGTCATCGGCGCCGGGAGTCGCATCGACAACCTGGTCCACCTGGGGCACAACGTGCGGCTCGGCCGCCTGTGCCTGGTGATGGCGCAGGTCGGCGTCTCCGGCTCGACGACCATCGAGGACGGCGTGATCATCGCCGGCCAGGCGGGCATCCAGGGGCACGTCACGATCGGCAAGGGCGCACGCATCGGCGGCCAGGCGGGCATCCTCGGCGACGTGCCGGCCGGCGCGACGTACAGCGGCTATCCGGGCCGCCCGCACAAGGAGTCGCTGCGCGCGTCCGCGGCGCTCTTCAAGCTTGCCGGGATGACGCGCGCGCTCGAGCGGCTGCTGGCGCGCGAGCCGCGCGAGCAGGAGTCCACGTCGTGA
- a CDS encoding bifunctional UDP-3-O-[3-hydroxymyristoyl] N-acetylglucosamine deacetylase/3-hydroxyacyl-ACP dehydratase, whose protein sequence is MTAVLPPGITADEIAREAARVAALPETGGRRTIARAATVSGVGLHLGAECRLTFQPGAAGQGIVFRRVDRPGAPEIPVHVSQAVASERRTVIGHDEDALHTVEHVLAAVAGLRIDDLVIEMDAAEPPIADGSAGPFLQALLDAGVVSGDAPAPAPLRITEPVRVIDGESVYEAYPADALSLEVSIDFPHPLIGPQAGRYVVTPSAFAAELAWARTFGFLREVEALRAKGLIQGASTSNAVVLDEHGLFESTLRWPDEFVRHKAMDCVGDLALAGTRVQARIVAYKPSHRGTVTLVRELLRQAVPADAPTGADAAAAPAVSPSTARPARAASEERRSPVLGIEDIMKVLPHRYPFLLVDRILEIDEKHVVGLKNVTINEPFFQGHFPGHPIMPGVLIVEAMAQTGGMLLLGNVPEPSQKVVYFMSLDNVKFRRPVKPGDSLRFELEIVQIRGMVCKMRGVAKVDGEVVCEADMAAMVRDR, encoded by the coding sequence GTGACCGCCGTCCTCCCGCCCGGCATCACCGCGGACGAGATCGCGCGCGAGGCCGCGCGCGTCGCGGCGCTGCCGGAGACCGGCGGACGCCGCACGATCGCGCGTGCCGCCACTGTCTCGGGCGTCGGCCTGCACCTGGGCGCCGAGTGCCGGCTGACGTTCCAGCCGGGCGCCGCGGGGCAGGGGATCGTCTTCCGCCGCGTCGATCGTCCGGGCGCGCCCGAGATCCCCGTGCACGTGTCGCAGGCGGTCGCGAGCGAGCGCCGCACGGTCATCGGGCATGACGAGGACGCGCTGCACACGGTGGAGCACGTCCTGGCGGCGGTCGCCGGGCTGCGGATCGACGACCTCGTGATCGAGATGGACGCGGCCGAGCCGCCCATCGCCGACGGCAGCGCGGGGCCGTTCCTGCAGGCGCTGCTCGATGCGGGCGTGGTGTCGGGCGACGCGCCCGCGCCGGCGCCGCTGCGCATCACGGAGCCCGTGCGCGTGATCGACGGCGAGAGCGTCTACGAGGCGTATCCGGCGGACGCGCTCTCGCTGGAGGTCTCCATCGACTTCCCGCACCCGTTGATCGGCCCGCAGGCCGGCCGCTACGTTGTGACGCCCTCGGCGTTCGCCGCGGAGCTGGCCTGGGCACGCACCTTCGGCTTCCTCCGCGAGGTCGAGGCGCTGCGCGCGAAGGGCCTGATCCAGGGCGCGTCGACGTCCAACGCCGTCGTGCTCGACGAGCACGGGCTGTTCGAGAGCACGCTGCGCTGGCCCGACGAGTTCGTGCGCCACAAGGCGATGGACTGCGTGGGCGACCTCGCGCTCGCGGGCACGCGGGTGCAGGCCCGCATCGTCGCCTACAAGCCGAGCCACCGCGGCACGGTCACGCTCGTCCGCGAGCTGCTGCGTCAGGCCGTGCCCGCGGACGCGCCCACCGGCGCCGACGCGGCCGCGGCACCCGCCGTTTCCCCTTCCACCGCGCGGCCCGCTCGTGCCGCCTCCGAGGAGCGTCGATCTCCCGTGCTCGGCATCGAAGACATCATGAAGGTGCTCCCGCACCGCTACCCGTTCCTCCTCGTCGACCGCATCCTCGAGATCGACGAGAAGCACGTGGTGGGGCTGAAGAACGTCACGATCAACGAGCCGTTCTTCCAGGGCCACTTTCCAGGGCATCCGATCATGCCCGGCGTCCTGATCGTCGAGGCGATGGCGCAGACCGGGGGCATGCTGCTGCTCGGCAACGTGCCGGAGCCGTCGCAGAAGGTCGTCTACTTCATGTCGCTGGACAACGTGAAGTTCCGGCGGCCGGTGAAGCCGGGCGACTCGCTGCGCTTCGAGCTCGAGATCGTCCAGATCCGCGGCATGGTGTGCAAGATGCGCGGCGTCGCGAAGGTGGACGGCGAGGTCGTGTGCGAGGCGGACATGGCCGCGATGGTCCGCGATCGATGA
- the lpxA gene encoding acyl-ACP--UDP-N-acetylglucosamine O-acyltransferase, which yields MSGTRIHPSAIVHPDAVLGENVDIGPWAMVGEGCTVGDGSVIAARATLERNVRLGRNVKVGIGTILGGDPQDLKFGGEETWVEIGDDTTIREYSHINRGTKQSYKTTVGKGAFIMSYVHLAHDCHVGDGVILVNGTQLAGHVTIEEKVIVAGLTAVHQFVRIGRHAFVGGCSRVVKDVPPFVKAVGNPVKLYGLNTLGLQRSGFTETTLSELKKAYRLLFRSELNLGAAIERARAEVDVENPDVRALLDFVESSPRGVGF from the coding sequence GTGAGCGGGACCCGCATCCATCCGTCGGCGATCGTGCATCCCGACGCCGTGCTGGGCGAGAACGTCGACATCGGCCCGTGGGCGATGGTCGGCGAGGGCTGCACCGTCGGCGACGGCTCGGTCATCGCGGCACGGGCGACGCTCGAGCGCAACGTGCGTCTCGGGCGCAACGTGAAGGTCGGCATCGGCACGATCCTCGGCGGCGACCCGCAGGACCTGAAGTTCGGCGGCGAGGAGACGTGGGTCGAGATCGGCGACGACACGACGATCCGCGAGTACTCGCACATCAACCGCGGCACGAAGCAGTCGTACAAGACGACGGTCGGCAAGGGCGCGTTCATCATGTCGTACGTGCACCTCGCGCACGACTGCCACGTCGGCGACGGCGTGATCCTGGTGAACGGGACGCAGCTGGCCGGGCACGTGACGATCGAGGAGAAGGTGATCGTCGCCGGGCTCACGGCGGTGCACCAGTTCGTGCGCATCGGCCGCCACGCCTTCGTGGGCGGCTGCTCGCGCGTCGTGAAGGACGTGCCACCGTTCGTGAAGGCGGTCGGCAACCCGGTGAAGCTCTATGGCCTGAACACGCTCGGCCTCCAGCGCAGCGGCTTCACCGAGACGACGCTGTCGGAGCTGAAGAAGGCGTACCGGCTGCTCTTCCGCTCGGAGCTCAACCTGGGCGCGGCGATCGAGCGCGCGCGCGCGGAGGTGGACGTCGAGAACCCGGACGTGCGCGCGCTGCTCGACTTCGTCGAGAGCAGCCCGCGCGGCGTGGGCTTCTGA
- a CDS encoding Gfo/Idh/MocA family oxidoreductase — MADNGRTPRIGVVGAGALGYHHVRILRDLPGARFAGFHEQSAERRAQVASELGVPAFESLDALIDACDALTVVVPTPAHYAVARAALERGKHLLIEKPITATLDEADELLALAERNGAVVQTGHVERFNRAVRAALPYVDAPRFIESDRLAPFSMRGADVAVVLDLMIHDIDLVRTLVGSHVSEVRATGVGVLTPTVDIANARLAFESGAVANITASRVSRERLRKIRIFQQSGYLSLDLAAGNGEFFRMRRDVDLAKVAASVASTAGAPAGPLDLALFVERVPLDAPEGEPLRLEFESFVAAIRGEAPPTVTGADGREALDVALRIVSEIERTLPALRGVAAQPAVAS, encoded by the coding sequence ATGGCGGACAACGGCCGCACGCCACGGATCGGTGTCGTCGGTGCCGGCGCGCTCGGCTACCACCACGTCCGCATCCTGCGCGACCTCCCGGGCGCGCGCTTCGCGGGCTTCCACGAGCAGTCGGCCGAGCGCCGCGCGCAGGTGGCGTCGGAGCTCGGCGTGCCGGCGTTCGAGTCGCTCGACGCGCTGATCGACGCGTGCGACGCGCTCACCGTCGTCGTGCCGACGCCCGCGCACTACGCGGTGGCACGCGCGGCGCTCGAGCGCGGCAAGCACCTGCTGATCGAGAAGCCGATCACCGCGACGCTCGACGAGGCCGACGAGCTGCTCGCGCTCGCGGAGCGGAACGGCGCCGTCGTGCAGACGGGGCACGTCGAGCGGTTCAACCGCGCGGTGCGGGCCGCGCTTCCGTACGTCGACGCGCCCCGGTTCATCGAGAGCGACCGGCTGGCGCCGTTCTCGATGCGCGGCGCCGACGTCGCGGTCGTGCTCGACCTGATGATCCACGACATCGACCTCGTACGGACGCTCGTGGGCTCGCACGTGAGCGAGGTGCGCGCGACCGGCGTGGGGGTGCTGACGCCCACGGTGGACATCGCCAACGCGCGCCTCGCCTTCGAGTCGGGCGCGGTCGCCAACATCACGGCCAGCCGCGTGTCGCGCGAGCGGCTGCGCAAGATCCGCATCTTCCAGCAGAGCGGCTACCTCTCGCTCGACCTGGCGGCCGGCAACGGGGAGTTCTTCCGCATGCGCCGCGACGTCGACCTGGCGAAGGTGGCGGCGAGCGTCGCGTCGACCGCCGGTGCGCCCGCCGGCCCGCTGGACCTCGCGCTGTTCGTCGAGCGCGTTCCGCTCGACGCGCCCGAGGGGGAGCCGCTGCGCCTGGAGTTCGAGAGCTTCGTGGCGGCGATCCGCGGCGAGGCGCCGCCGACGGTCACCGGCGCCGACGGGCGCGAGGCGCTCGACGTCGCACTCCGCATCGTGAGCGAGATCGAGCGCACGCTTCCGGCGCTGCGCGGTGTCGCGGCGCAGCCGGCCGTCGCGTCGTGA